NNNNNNNNNNNNNNNNNNNNNNNNNNNNNNNNNNNNNNNNNNNNNNNNNNNNNNNNNNNNNNNNNNNNNNNNNNNNNNNNNNNNNNNNNNNNNNNNNNNNNNNNNNNNNNNNNNNNNNNNNNNNNNNNNNNNNNNNNNNNNNNNNNNNNNNNNNNNNNNNNNNNNNNNNNNNNNNNNNNNNNNNNNNNNNNNNNNNNNNNNNNNNNNNNNNNNNNNNNNNNNNNNNNNNNNNNNNNNNNNNNNNNNNNNNNNNNNNNNNNNNNNNNNNNNNNNNNNNNNNNNNNNNNNNNNNNNNNNNNNNNNNNNNNNNNNNNNNNNNNNNNNNNNNNNNNNNNNNNNNNNNNNNNNNNNNNNNNNNNNNNNNNNNNNNNNNNNNNNNNNNNNNNNNNNNNNNNNNNNNNNNNNNNNNNNNNNNNNNNNNNNNNNNNNNNNNNNNNNNNNNNNNNNNNNNNNNNNNNNNNNNNNNNNNNNNNNNNNNNNNNNNNNNNNNNNNNNNNNNNNNNNNNNNNNNNNNNNNNNNNNNNNNNNNNNNNNNNNNNNNNNNNNNNNNNNNNNNNNNNNNNNNNNNNNNNNNNNNNNNNNNNNNNNNNNNNNNNNNNNNNNNNNNNNNNNNNNNNNNNNNNNNNNNNNNNNNNNNNNNNNNNNNNNNNNNNNNNNNNNNNNNNNNNNNNNNNNNNNNNNNNNNNNNNNNNNNNNNNNNNNNNNNNNNNNNNNNNNNNNNNNNNNNNNNNNNNNNNNNNNNNNNNNNNNNNNNNNNNNNNNNNNNNNNNNNNNNNNNNNNNNNNNNNNNNNNNNNNNNNNNNNNNNNNNNNNNNNNNNNNNNNNNNNNNNNNNNNNNNNNNNNNNNNNNNNNNNNNNNNNNNNNNNNNNNNNNNNNNNNNNNNNNNNNNNNNNNNNNNNNNNNNNNNNNNNNNNNNNNNNNNNNNNNNNNNNNNNNNNNNNNNNNNNNNNNNNNNNNNNNNNNNNNNNNNNNNNNNNNNNNNNNNNNNNNNNNNNNNNNNNNNNNNNNNNNNNNNNNNNNNNNNNNNNNNNNNNNNNNNNNNNNNNNNNNNNNNNNNNNNNNNNNNNNNNNNNNNNNNNNNNNNNNNNNNNNNNNNNNNNNNNNNNNNNNNNNNNNNNNNNNNNNNNNNNNNNNNNNNNNNNNNNNNNNNNNNNNNNNNNNNNNNNNNNNNNNNNNNNNNNNNNNNNNNNNNNNNNNNNNNNNNNNNNNNNNNNNNNNNNNNNNNNNNNNNNNNNNNNNNNNNNNNNNNNNNNNNNNNNNNNNNNNNNNNNNNNNNNNNNNNNNNNNNNNNNNNNNNNNNNNNNNNNNNNNNNNNNNNNNNNNNNNNNNNNNNNNNNNNNNNNNNNNNNNNNNNNNNNNNNNNNNNNNNNNNNNNNNNNNNNNNNNNNNNNNNNNNNNNNNNNNNNNNNNNNNNNNNNNNNNNNNNNNNNNNNNNNNNNNNNNNNNNNNNNNNNNNNNNNNNNNNNNNNNNNNNNNNNNNNNNNNNNNNNNNNNNNNNNNNNNNNNNNNNNNNNNNNNNNNNNNNNNNNNNNNNNNNNNNNNNNNNNNNNNNNNNNNNNNNNNNNNNNNNNNNNNNNNNNNNNNNNNNNNNNNNNNNNNNNNNNNNNNNNNNNNNNNNNNNNNNNNNNNNNNNNNNNNNNNNNNNNNNNNNNNNNNNNNNNNNNNNNNNNNNNNNNNNNNNNNNNNNNNNNNNNNNNNNNNNNNNNNNNNNNNNNNNNNNNNNNNNNNNNNNNNNNNNNNNNNNNNNNNNNNNNNNNNNNNNNNNNNNNNNNNNNNNNNNNNNNNNNNNNNNNNNNNNNNNNNNNNNNNNNNNNNNNNNNNNNNNNNNNNNNNNNNNNNNNNNNNNNNNNNNNNNNNNNNNNNNNNNNNNNNNNNNNNNNNNNNNNNNNNNNNNNNNNNNNNNNNNNNNNNNNNNNNNNNNNNNNNNNNNNNNNNNNNNNNNNNNNNNNNNNNNNNNNNNNNNNNNNNNNNNNNNNNNNNNNNNNNNNNNNNNNNNNNNNNNNNNNNNNNNNNNNNNNNNNNNNNNNNNNNNNNNNNNNNNNNNNNNNNNNNNNNNNNNNNNNNNNNNNNNNNNNNNNNNNNNNNNNNNNNNNNNNNNNNNNNNNNNNNNNNNNNNNNNNNNNNNNNNNNNNNNNNNNNNNNNNNNNNNNNNNNNNNNNNNNNNNNNNNNNNNNNNNNNNNNNNNNNNNNNNNNNNNNNNNNNNNNNNNNNNNNNNNNNNNNNNNNNNNNNNNNNNNNNNNNNNNNNNNNNNNNNNNNNNNNNNNNNNNNNNNNNNNNNNNNNNNNNNNNNNNNNNNNNNNNNNNNNNNNNNNNNNNNNNNNNNNNNNNNNNNNNNNNNNNNNNNNNNNNNNNNNNNNNNNNNNNNNNNNNNNNNNNNNNNNNNNNNNNNNNNNNNNNNNNNNNNNNNNNNNNNNNNNNNNNNNNNNNNNNNNNNNNNNNNNNNNNNNNNNNNNNNNNNNNNNNNNNNNNNNNNNNNNNNNNNNNNNNNNNNNNNNNNNNNNNNNNNNNNNNNNNNNNNNNNNNNNNNNNNNNNNNNNNNNNNNNNNNNNNNNNNNNNNNNNNNNNNNNNNNNNNNNNNNNNNNNNNNNNNNNNNNNNNNNNNNNNNNNNNNNNNNNNNNNNNNNNNNNNNNNNNNNNNNNNNNNNNNNNNNNNNNNNNNNNNNNNNNNNNNNNNNNNNNNNNNNNNNNNNNNNNNNNNNNNNNNNNNNNNNNNNNNNNNNNNNNNNNNNNNNNNNNNNNNNNNNNNNNNNNNNNNNNNNNNNNNNNNNNNNNNNNNNNNNNNNNNNNNNNNNNNNNNNNNNNNNNNNNNNNNNNNNNNNNNNNNNNNNNNNNNNNNNNNNNNNNNNNNNNNNNNNNNNNNNNNNNNNNNNNNNNNNNNNNNNNNNNNNNNNNNNNNNNNNNNNNNNNNNNNNNNNNNNNNNNNNNNNNNNNNNNNNNNNNNNNNNNNNNNNNNNNNNNNNNNNNNNNNNNNNNNNNNNNNNNNNNNNNNNNNNNNNNNNNNNNNNNNNNNNNNNNNNNNNNNNNCTCTATAATTACTCTTctattaaacaaaagttgcattcTTATTCTTGAGAATTTCCACGGACCCTGAAATTCCAACACACGCTTATTTCATTGCATGTAAAAACGCTAAGCTGACAAAATTCTTAAGATAGATCGTAATCTTATACGTTGCGCGAGTAACGTGTGTCCTCCTGGTGGTAGCCGTACCAGGATCCTGGGGTGGAGGATACCGCGACCGGCGACTAGCCGCGCTCGCGCAAAGTCGTGGCGTGGTTCGCGAGAGTACGGGGGACGTACAAAAGGAGGTCCCTAATAAAATACACGGTCCACTTACTagtctttcaaatctgctccgatttgacaacgaaagcgtgattgaaaaaatctgaatttttggggacctgttaataaacggcgttgacgtggggttgctcgttcaccctgcagatgagCCTGAAGTTGGGGGTGGGTTTTCCCAAAAAAACGAcactttcgaattttattgccattaaCGCGAGAAAAAGACATTAAAACTGTGTCGCCCCGATGCCATTGACTGTTGGACATGTTATCCAcccaacgaaacaacgttccaacccttacacttgggggtggaccacccctacctctgcccccctcccttcagctTCGAGGGCAGTTTTCataacgggaccttttcggcattcacccttaacgtatcgagaacaaacatggtgaatttcatcgccctccgatgtgtggaagtgctcccttacgaagggggttgaaaatttgcgagctgttccaccccccccccccccaaagggtgtctatggggtgcacggtatgagtgatagcattttctggatcaggggaatccagagaatgcattgagcccaaaatcgagaccgtaaTCCAAAAGTTgtggatttcaaggggtgcattttgtagagggcatcaaggagagtcgccccaaaggattttttgaatttttcaaccccttccgtcatccctggcctgtttcaaagaggcgtctttttacaccctcccctttaggggggtgaattaaccccttcacatcaaccctcgccaatgcaactttgcacacacccagaagacacttgaagactattcctcacaaagtttcaccgaaaacggttgaaaactctcatagttatgagcatttgaaaaatcgttccggtttGCTTGTCCTGTAGTGTATATCCCAGGCCACGCATCCCTCCATACACGCAACAACCTCCACTGGTGTGTCCGACGAGAAGGGTTGCGAGGTCCTTCCGGGGTCAGGGTGCCCTCGTGACGGGGAGAAAATGTCTGGCCCGCCACAAATGTTGACAAATAGTACTGGATTTTAGGCTTTTCGATGGACAGGTAGACACTGGTGGATTCTATATACTACGTACctgtacaaaatttcaacaaactTTGATGACATTCGACTAAATTACAGCAATTGAGGAGTGTGCTGCAATAAGGATGCAGCTCCATTTTTTATGGTGTTGAGGCTAGAATGTAAttacgaattttaaaaattcccttTTTTCGTGGTGCAATAAGGAGACAGCTTCGGTCACTAGGAAAACTGATGATGTCGATTTGACGGAGACAGAGCAGGAAGAAGGGTAAATATGCCGAATAAGGGATCCCGCCCCTATGACCTTCACCTTGATATATGTTGTCAAGGGCACCCTCCTGAGcaactttttctaataaattaaccGTCGCACACtgcttattaaaaagttattaacaaAGATAGTTGTAACTATTTTGGTTACAGACGGCGCTTTTCCAGTTAAACTTTACCTTTTTCCGCCGGGTGTGCGTAAtgcatttcaaataaaaaaaaaaaaaggttataCATACGAACACGCTATGCATAGCATATAAAAACATACTACAACGGTTCAAACTTGTTCCGTAAGCTTGTATGATGCACGATCTCTACTCGTGCAGTAAAGAAATGGGGGTCCGGGAGCTGCCCCCCGGTCACCCCCCAACAAGgagtactgcagcgcaccacGCAAATGTGTACACGGTTATCCTGGGGGGTGTATGTTGCTTTCAGAGGGGTCGAGGGGACGCAGCCCCCCGTTGGGTAGGGGTCTGGGGggagatgcaagacatttttttagtagcgatgattaaattgaaaagagtgacaaaaatcatcaaaatattattatttaatattcatcttataaaaaatatatagcatctgtaaaaaaataattccccgttgtaaaatttaagtgtaggatttgaatgtgaattcaggtcccgcaaaatttttgaacccggccccgcaaaaggtcacgccggccctgCACCTGCGTGGTGGGTGCGTTGCAGTACTCCTTGTTGGGGGCTTTGCCCCCAAAGCCATTGCCGGGGGACAGCTCCCGGACCCTCATTTTTTTACTGCACGAGTAAAGATCGTAGTATAggcccagatagcacagggacgtcttatgtacgtccatggaacgtccggtgctggacattcccagaacgttttttgtacgttctctgtacgtccatgagacgtccggtgctatctggaataataatattaatttacaattgtaaatagtgtattttatattcggaaaaaaatattctgttctacatattgaataaatattatattataaagaatattaataaataatatttattttgtttaaaaaaaagtatttttccctaaatctagaaagttcagagcggacatccctgggacgtacaaaatttaagtcCTATGGACGTTCGTAGGAGGTTCCGGGCGGACGTCCTAAGGACGTCCGACAACCGACGtcggacgtttggacgtaaactggacataaaatAGACGTCCATGGGATGttcggtgctatctgggttatatatatgtataggaaaaaggtAAAGTTTAACTGGAAAAGTGCCATCTGTAATCAAAATAGTTACCAACTATCTctgttaataactttttaataaccaGTGAGCGACGGTtaagttattagaaaaagttacTCAGGAGGGTGCCCTTGACTACGTATATCAAGGTGAAGGTCATAGGGTCGGGGTCCCCTATTCGGCATATTTAcctaagaataaaataaacatgtgtttgaaagaaaattttgttctcttgaagaaaagatatttaaacaaaacttgtttcaaaagtattataaatacaataataatagttgCATATAAGAATTTGATTTGAAACTTTCTTCCTTGAGGCGTTTGAAGTTTGCTCTACTCTCCAAGGCCCCCAAGCTCTACTCTTGTGAACGTGAAGCCTGATTTTAATTTGCGCTCTCCGCTACTCGCGGCGCCAGTGTCAGTCCATTACATGCCATTGAGTTCATATTCTGTGTCAGTGATGCCAGATTTGGACCCAGTCGCGCATGCGACGACCATAAAACCTCATCAGTGCCTCACTGATTATAAGGTATGTGGCAGTAACGACACTGGCGCCGCGGGTAGTGGAGAGCGCGAATTAAAATCGGGCTTCAACGCGAAATATGGTTGTTTGGTGGCCCTGATGGAAAACGTATAGAAAATGCAtgtaaaatacgtatatttcaCAGCTATCAATTCGGTATAAGAACATTGATGATAATTCAGCTTACGTACataatgtttttcttatttagtGTATGACGTATATGTCCttcaagaaaaaatgattcaacGTTTGACAAGTATTTCAATTATCCTCTTCAAGGGTCAAATGACACATTGATATTAATCAATTTCTGATAAATATATACGGGATGAAGCATTTAACCAGTTATAGATCGATAATGCTCAAACCATTgttgatataataaaaacctttcagataaaaattagACGATTCGAAGGAACTCATCAAATAAGGCTAAACACGATATATGTTAATCTCCATATAAAATGTACCTACAAACATGGTCCCTAATACCTTTAGGGGGCATGCGACTTTAAatgatgtaaacaaaaaataaaaacaggcTACTATTTTTTGTTCTGGTACAGCTTTCAATGCTGTGTCAATCTTCACAGCCATCTTTCTAAGTGGAACGAATGgatttttttgtacattataAATGCTGACATCCATCAACACACATTCATTGAATATGTAAATGAtacaagtaattatttcttttttttactagATCCATTCCAGAGATACCATGGacataattgttatttattaaaaataaattaatatactataatttcattaaatgataaaagtgAGTTGAAAAATTCTGTGTTCATTGGTGAAAGCATAAAGTTGAAAGATGAAGTAGgtaattcgtttatttacaaACCGATAGAATGTAACATGCTAGAGAATCGTGAAAACCTTTAgtggaaaaataaacgtcatcagcatttaaagaaatacatCAGCCAAAATAGAATAGGGTCTTGTGGCATACagacaattattatatatagtgcgatttatattgttaaaaataagtattatttttataagtatGGTACGCAATGTGTACTAGCGTCATGTACCAAGTGTGAGCTAACTGAAGACAACAACAAgtcaattaaacaaatatttatttacagttgATAGGATtgttgagatttttttttcaatctacattaatttttagaataaaaaattagtagTTGTAGCAATGAGGAGTGAAAACTAAAACGTTTTCCTCTGAATATGAGAAGGAGTTTGTTGCTCAAAAAGCGAGCGAGAGAGTATCCTCTATGTAAACTGCGCTAGTATAAGCAACAAGCTGCTTCACAGGTTTGCAAAGAACAGGTAGAGCAGAGCTACTGCCCCCTGGAAGATTAGGCTGGTTGACGGACGGGGCCAAATCGGGGACAGGAGTGGGCACGGGAGCACAATGTGATGGGCTTGGGACGAAACTATCGTTCCGACTTAGCCCATCAATTTATATCCGTATCCCAGGTAGAAATGTTTGCGATCTGGGCCTGTGCCCAAATGATCCTGGACAGAGGGTACAGACGcaaacatgtatatatatgtttatacaaataagtAATGAAGTACGCTTACATTTTTCACAAACAAGACTTGTGGCTTCGGTCCTGACACGAAACAGCAAGTAAAAAAGAGCCGATAGAAAATAGAACGTAAATGTAGTTTCCCAGAAGCGCTCATGGTCATTTTTATCCTTTCAAACTGCTATCTTATctaaaacttttattaatgGAGGATTTCCACCTAAACGTTGAACCTCGGTTCTTACTGTTTCATCCAATCCTTTGAGTAAATTTCTCGTATAAGCGAAGGAACCAAAGTCTTCTAATAGCTTAGCACAATATCGTTTCACATTAATATCGCTTGTTCGTTGTCTCAAAATATCTGTATTCGCCATCATTAAGGAATAATATGATACGGTAGAACTTGCATATAGGATGCTATTTGCATCTAAACTAATAAAAGGATAAtagacaatttaaataaaggatACTCATTATCTGTGTATCTTCTGGATGACTTTGTATAGCATGTACGATAGGAAAACTGAAATTTCCAACTGACAAATCTTCAGcgtatattttgttcttgaaaTCCTGTAAAAGtcattatataatacaaatacattatataatacaacACTAATATATTCATCACATGACACTTACCTTTTCactatataaattaaaataatcatcACGAACTTGGAAATAATACCCGATGGTTTCTAGTAAGGGAATAAAGTCTTCTTTACAATCTGAAAATAGCTGCATTAATCGGATACTTAAAATGAAGAGCGCAGCTGATTCTGTAACACATAAggtattaataattctaatgttTCTGATAATgctacaaattttatttcaaattaaatcttacTTTGAAGTGTCATATGCTTATATGCAGTTTCAGATGGACAAATACAATTGTCTCtccaataaatttccattcccTGCCCCCTGTGAAGTTCCAGCAACTGCTCCGTATATACTTGTGCACCCTAgttgtaataatagtaataaagtTAACACATTTACTACTattgtttaattgaaaaatattactaataattttgtttaacataCATGTTTCtatgtgtaaatattgaatattctaaatattatgtTCCCTCTAAGGTAACGTCGATCTCTAGTTAACATTTTACCTgtttatgtaaacataaaagatTATGATAATGTTTACCTCTGGATGCCCCAAAGCTATAACTTTTTTTAGCGCAATAAATGAACCATAATTTGCAGCATTTATCGTACTAGCTACTCCATAAATACTATGAGCTACGGGAAAACCTCTTCTTAAAACTGAATTATCTTGGATATCATCAATTCTGTAAAAATGATGTTGATTAATAAAACTACAATGTAGTACAACGTCAACATTTCCTTGAAATGAATGATATTTGACATACTCACAAGAGGGTGTAATTGTGAACTATATTTACTATATCGTTGATAGAATCAACTTTGTCTTGTGGTATTTTTAACCACAGATTAAAAGCAGATGCTAAAAGTGATCTAATCTGTTTCCCAGGAAGTTTTAGGATGTAATTAAATGGTTGCAGtaatatctgtaaaaatatatacactcTTAACTATTAAAACTATAGGTAGgggaaattttaatacttaagatattatatgttatatttcttatttaatactaatttcaagaaatttaaaggATGACTGACttggatattaaaaaattggttGATGTGCAATGTAATGTATTGCGATGGAActgaatatgaatttatttttggcgAACTCAATTGTGATCCGCGATATAATCACACACATACAAACACAAACAAGTTGCAACAGTATTTAACACGAACAGTATTTacggtgaaaaatgaaaaaacaattcatcgcgttcatttgatatttattataaatgaaagcaTATGTTCGAGAGTGGAAGCTAGCATAGTTAACCTTTTCGTGACAGCAAAGTAACGTCTTTATAAGCATGTTTCTAATGACAGTCAGTTTCCTAAACTGTACAcacaacaatttatattttatcagaAAAACGAAATCTTAAAgttccttttgaaaaatcttttattgTATATGCATACTTATGTAtattcaaaacaaataaaaactacGTAGCGTTaatattaactatttttttacgataaccgagaaaaacaaactaacgattaaacgtatttttatgattacataaaatagtagAATCGGTAATAAATCTTAGTTTGTTTCAATACACGTCTAAGAAGTTTCGCGAACtcatgttttatatttagaaatcgTATGATGATgcgatataataaatatgctcaatttattcatgaatatcaaattgatttttataacgaatatGATGTGGATATaaagtgaatataaaatattctttaataacCCAGTGTTACAATAATGAAATggtatgaattaaaatttcattgttataatgtaattaattaaagtaaattgatCGAAAGTTACATGTAATCTACttgatttttctaaatatttctaactTGCATTGGATAAGACTAGTCATCAAcaggaaatattttgattctaTTTGATATTACTCGtgtattttatgtttgtaaCGTCATATGTTATATACGTTTGTGTTAGatattttctgtttcgtttCCAGTTTCATGGGAGATTGTTGAGTGAgcacattattttaaatttccataTAATTTTGCATGCAGTTGCTCAAGCACGTTTAAATTATACGGCATTAcataatgtttatttgttcACTCTGGCATATCAGTTTTTACTTATTCGTACCAAGGCCCGttcatattttgttaactttCATGTAATAtgatgcaaataaattttaaataataatactcatTGCGTTCCAGTGAAACCATTCGAAgatgacatttttttgaatGTTAATTACCACTATCTCCCGattgttacaaaaaatattcatactgTAACgatatattatgtaatttttgaataatccATCTATTCGTGTAGCCCGCTGAGCTGGCATGTTCACACTTTTATTGATAGTCGATAAGGTAGACAATCAGTGGGTCAATCAGAGTAAATAACCGAGTAGGTAACACACGATTACCCAATGAGTGAGCTACCCGAATCCAtagaattctaaataatataagtaaAGCCATAACAGTTGCTTTAGTTGAATACtcagtatatttaattaatataatgaaaaaataattcacagaatacatatttacaaatgaatttagacttaacactttatcgaTTGGTAATGGTTAgtcatataattaaatttcataatatcttttatttttatggcattggtatactataatatatattttgactGAACTTTAACCTAGATTACAAACATGGAAGTTTTAATGTTAGGAATCCAACGGTTTAAAAGTTATGAGTATTTAAAGTTGAGCAGTTTTGACGTATTTGACTggttattttatctattagaCTCGTTTtcagattaatatttatataataatgtttcatAATTCGTATAATGATTAGAGCATAGAGTGCCATCTTGGTAATAGATAATAAAGTATTGGCTGCCACGGTAAAAAGCCGATTAATGAGCTACCGgtcgataaaattgaaattattaaaccTATGGAAAAGAACAAAACAACAAGAGCATTTAATTCAGAAAGTGGAAACGAATTAGAAACTCATGAATTCAACGAAAATCAAAAACGAATTggaattaatcaattatacatatatcactGGAGTACGATAGTTTCTTCAAATCTTTCCCTCATACACGAAACGTNNNNNNNNNNTATAGTTGGAAGATTTTCTGAATTGCATAAATGATGTTTTTTAGCTGctgtaatgaaatataaaataaattgtataacgTTTCTTCAATTcgaagcattaaattaatagaGAACCTCACGAATTGTACTTTATAGAGGTTTGAAAGAGGCAAAAAGTTCAAATATCACTAGCAGTGTACGTATCAAGCTCAAATCAGAAGCGGAGacaacttttttaattcaatgtaaaGTGTTCACTTTTTTTAAGTTCATAGAAAATCCATGAATGTAATAACTGAAGTTTTTGTTACGCGtttgttttaaatcaataaaattgagCCCAAAGGTACGCCATTTGACAGCTCAGTAGCTCACGCCATAATCTTTCTTCAATAGAGTTATAATTCCGCGATTATGAAATATGTTGTGATTGTTGTAAGTAAcagaaaataacattaataaattgttctgttataaaacaaaaatgataaaagttacttaattttcatcaatttgtatatataaattctcCTATTTTGGATCCTGACTCGATCTCGCAGGATCATATGAGCGTTACGTTCTGTCCTCGTCTTATCTATTACGGTTTTACTTGATTCTGGGTCATTCCACGCGAAAACAGACAGTAAATGGAGCAGCATCTCAGATCTTATTCTCAAGATGAAACAGTTCTTACGCAGCACCTCAATATCTTCAAGATAAGCTTCCAAAAGCTCATTCTTGTTCGTTTCTTAGTTCAACAActataatttttggaaaaatcgtAGCACTCATTGTCACCGACACAAAACAATTGTAAAATccaaaatatttggaatttggaaaaattctcCTACGAGATATGTTCAAATACCATTAAATACCACTGATATCGCGTTGAACGGTCCATCTATGATTTTGAAGACTCGATGCACTAACCTGGTCGTGATTTTGATCACCACTCCCCGAATGAAGCATACGTTTGGTTGTCAttgttgaaatgaaattacgaaataacCGCATGTTGCTGTTTTTAAACGATATCGCCTATAATGAATGTTCATAACCTTGCATTCATA
This portion of the Hylaeus volcanicus isolate JK05 chromosome 4, UHH_iyHylVolc1.0_haploid, whole genome shotgun sequence genome encodes:
- the LOC128875159 gene encoding terpene synthase-like isoform X1; translated protein: MRLFRNFISTMTTKRMLHSGSGDQNHDQILLQPFNYILKLPGKQIRSLLASAFNLWLKIPQDKVDSINDIVNIVHNYTLLIDDIQDNSVLRRGFPVAHSIYGVASTINAANYGSFIALKKVIALGHPEGAQVYTEQLLELHRGQGMEIYWRDNCICPSETAYKHMTLQKSAALFILSIRLMQLFSDCKEDFIPLLETIGYYFQVRDDYFNLYSEKDFKNKIYAEDLSVGNFSFPIVHAIQSHPEDTQIMNILRQRTSDINVKRYCAKLLEDFGSFAYTRNLLKGLDETVRTEVQRLGGNPPLIKVLDKIAV
- the LOC128875159 gene encoding terpene synthase-like isoform X2, with amino-acid sequence MLIKTLLCCHEKILLQPFNYILKLPGKQIRSLLASAFNLWLKIPQDKVDSINDIVNIVHNYTLLIDDIQDNSVLRRGFPVAHSIYGVASTINAANYGSFIALKKVIALGHPEGAQVYTEQLLELHRGQGMEIYWRDNCICPSETAYKHMTLQKSAALFILSIRLMQLFSDCKEDFIPLLETIGYYFQVRDDYFNLYSEKDFKNKIYAEDLSVGNFSFPIVHAIQSHPEDTQIMNILRQRTSDINVKRYCAKLLEDFGSFAYTRNLLKGLDETVRTEVQRLGGNPPLIKVLDKIAV